One part of the Sporosarcina ureae genome encodes these proteins:
- a CDS encoding S41 family peptidase, with protein sequence MNENDSHENGKQEPEAPKPNRYIRIKPFSLIMLIFFLVLATAAVTFIALTVGDEKVVEVVKPQQVGMERKEFKKLYDAYDQLKESYFDEVDDQVVIDGAINGMVDSLGDPYSDYLNEKEAKQLNESISSSFEGIGAEIQESNGYISIVSPIKNSPAEKAGLLPNDTVLSVDGESIQGLSSSEAVLLIRGEKGSTVTLSVRRGEKSDPFDVKIVRDVIPINTVYAEMLDDNIAHINITSFSEHTYEELLEALNEMTDKGMEGVLIDVRQNPGGILSGAIDISDLFVPNGKVLFQTEEKGKAPEAYPSSDGQKVTVPVALIVDDGSASASEILAGALKESAGIPIVGVKTFGKGTVQTPTQLPDGSNLKLTTAKWLTPDGNWIHKKGIEPDVKVPYPSYASLPYLDSSEEMDDGLVSPSVQAAEEMLEAVGYDPGETDGLYDADTAAAVKTLQKDLEQEQTGILTGDTTVGLMQKLRDKMKDDDPQLLKAKEVVLKEINS encoded by the coding sequence ATGAACGAAAACGATTCGCATGAGAACGGGAAACAAGAGCCGGAAGCGCCGAAACCTAATCGCTATATACGGATCAAACCGTTTTCTCTGATCATGCTCATTTTTTTCCTTGTGCTAGCAACAGCAGCGGTTACCTTCATTGCACTGACAGTCGGTGACGAAAAGGTTGTAGAAGTCGTCAAACCGCAGCAAGTAGGCATGGAGCGAAAAGAGTTCAAGAAACTGTATGATGCATATGATCAACTGAAAGAAAGTTATTTTGACGAAGTAGACGATCAAGTCGTGATTGATGGCGCGATCAACGGAATGGTCGATTCACTAGGCGACCCATACTCCGATTACTTGAATGAAAAAGAAGCCAAACAATTGAATGAAAGCATCTCTTCTAGTTTTGAAGGAATCGGGGCAGAAATTCAAGAGTCAAACGGCTATATTAGCATTGTGTCACCTATCAAAAACTCTCCAGCTGAAAAAGCCGGTTTATTGCCGAACGATACTGTGCTTTCAGTAGACGGTGAAAGTATTCAAGGTCTATCTTCTTCTGAAGCGGTTTTACTGATTCGTGGAGAAAAAGGATCTACGGTGACATTGTCTGTACGACGCGGAGAGAAATCCGATCCGTTTGATGTGAAAATCGTCCGTGACGTAATTCCGATCAATACGGTGTACGCGGAAATGCTCGACGACAACATCGCGCATATCAATATCACGTCGTTCTCTGAACATACGTATGAGGAATTGCTTGAAGCGTTGAATGAAATGACCGACAAAGGCATGGAAGGCGTACTCATTGACGTACGTCAAAATCCAGGCGGTATTCTAAGCGGTGCTATCGATATTTCCGATCTATTTGTTCCGAATGGCAAAGTGTTATTCCAGACAGAAGAAAAAGGTAAAGCACCAGAAGCCTACCCTTCATCTGACGGACAAAAAGTAACAGTTCCTGTTGCATTGATCGTAGATGACGGCAGTGCGTCCGCTTCAGAAATCCTAGCAGGTGCGTTAAAAGAGTCTGCAGGCATTCCAATTGTAGGGGTTAAGACGTTTGGTAAAGGTACCGTTCAAACACCGACTCAATTACCAGACGGCTCGAACTTGAAACTAACGACTGCGAAATGGTTAACACCTGACGGCAACTGGATTCATAAAAAAGGAATTGAGCCAGACGTGAAAGTGCCATATCCTTCATATGCATCTCTACCGTACCTTGATTCGTCTGAAGAGATGGACGATGGTCTTGTCTCTCCTTCCGTACAAGCGGCAGAAGAGATGTTAGAAGCAGTAGGTTATGACCCAGGCGAAACAGACGGTCTCTACGACGCGGATACGGCAGCAGCTGTTAAAACGTTGCAGAAAGACTTAGAACAAGAACAAACAGGCATCTTGACTGGAGATACAACAGTCGGCTTAATGCAGAAATTACGGGACAAGATGAAAGATGATGACCCGCAACTGCTAAAAGCGAAAGAAGTCGTGTTAAAAGAAATTAACTCATAA
- the deoD gene encoding purine-nucleoside phosphorylase, with translation MSIHIDAKPGDIAETVLLPGDPLRAKYIAETFLEDVVQYNEVRNMFGYTGTYKGKRISVQGTGMGVPSISIYATELMQEFGVQQLIRVGTCGAIQKDVKVRDVILAQGATTNSSLNDVTFGPIRFAPLADFDLLLKAYTAGKEKGLHLQVGNIYTEDFFYNENAQHEELARHGVLAVEMEAAALYTLAARYGRKALAVLTVSDHIITGEITTPEERQLTFNDMIEVALDAAVAE, from the coding sequence ATGAGTATACATATCGATGCAAAACCAGGCGATATCGCGGAAACAGTTCTTCTACCTGGAGACCCATTGCGCGCGAAATATATCGCGGAAACATTTTTGGAAGATGTCGTACAGTACAACGAAGTACGTAATATGTTTGGCTATACCGGAACATACAAAGGCAAGCGCATTTCCGTACAAGGTACTGGAATGGGCGTTCCATCCATCTCCATTTACGCAACAGAATTAATGCAGGAGTTTGGCGTACAGCAATTGATCCGTGTCGGTACGTGTGGCGCGATTCAAAAAGACGTAAAAGTACGTGACGTTATCCTTGCACAAGGCGCGACAACGAATTCGTCTCTAAACGATGTAACATTCGGACCGATCCGCTTTGCACCCCTAGCGGACTTCGACTTATTGTTGAAAGCGTACACTGCAGGTAAAGAAAAAGGCTTGCACTTGCAAGTAGGAAACATTTACACGGAAGACTTCTTCTACAATGAAAATGCTCAGCATGAAGAGCTAGCACGCCACGGCGTTCTTGCAGTTGAAATGGAAGCGGCAGCACTCTATACATTAGCTGCTCGTTACGGCCGTAAAGCACTTGCCGTTCTTACTGTAAGTGACCACATCATCACGGGCGAAATCACGACGCCTGAAGAGCGTCAATTGACATTCAACGACATGATCGAAGTCGCGTTAGACGCAGCCGTCGCTGAATAA
- a CDS encoding YozE family protein, which translates to MDRSFYHFALRYRNGGKDDAKALFADKMFLDAGFPKDLEDFDSLSRYVEDMADDDLRSTTFDEIYAIYQDLCSR; encoded by the coding sequence ATGGATCGATCCTTTTACCATTTCGCATTACGCTATCGTAACGGCGGAAAAGATGACGCGAAGGCATTGTTTGCGGACAAGATGTTTCTCGATGCCGGTTTCCCGAAAGACTTAGAGGATTTCGATTCATTGTCCCGTTACGTCGAAGACATGGCGGACGATGATTTACGTTCCACCACTTTTGATGAAATATACGCAATCTATCAAGATCTGTGCAGTAGGTAA
- the msrB gene encoding peptide-methionine (R)-S-oxide reductase MsrB: MKKDLRNELTEIQYHVTQENGTEPPFRNEYDAHYEDGIYVDVVSGKPLFSSNDKYDAGCGWPSFTKPIEAVEVTEHFDTAHGMRRTEVRSKTADSHLGHVFPDGPQNTGGLRYCINSAALRFVPATDLDKEGYTEYKGLFE, encoded by the coding sequence ATGAAAAAAGACTTACGCAATGAATTAACGGAAATACAGTATCATGTGACGCAGGAAAACGGAACAGAACCACCATTTCGCAATGAATATGACGCGCATTATGAAGATGGTATTTATGTAGACGTGGTGTCAGGTAAACCGTTATTCAGTTCAAACGATAAGTATGACGCAGGTTGCGGATGGCCGAGCTTTACGAAACCGATCGAAGCGGTAGAAGTAACGGAGCATTTTGATACAGCTCATGGCATGCGCCGCACGGAAGTACGCAGTAAAACAGCAGATTCTCATCTAGGACATGTGTTCCCTGACGGACCGCAAAACACAGGCGGATTGCGTTACTGCATTAACTCTGCAGCACTACGTTTTGTTCCAGCAACAGACTTAGATAAAGAAGGCTATACAGAATACAAAGGATTATTTGAGTGA
- the msrA gene encoding peptide-methionine (S)-S-oxide reductase MsrA translates to MAIQYATFAGGCFWCMVKPFDKYDGVHSVVSGYTGGHTVNPTYEEVCTDTTGHREAVRIEFDDSVISYEELLNIFWQVMDPTDAGGQFGDRGESYKTAIYTNTDEQQQAAEKSKQALQDSGKFSSPIVTDILPGKEFYPAEEHHQEYYKKNPSHYERYSVGSGRAGFIEKIGGIVHEKRLTQ, encoded by the coding sequence ATGGCAATACAATACGCAACATTTGCAGGCGGGTGCTTCTGGTGTATGGTCAAGCCTTTTGACAAATATGACGGTGTCCATTCCGTAGTTAGTGGTTATACAGGCGGACATACTGTCAATCCGACATACGAAGAAGTATGTACGGATACAACGGGACACCGTGAAGCGGTACGTATCGAATTTGACGACAGCGTGATCAGCTACGAAGAATTGCTGAATATTTTCTGGCAAGTGATGGATCCGACAGATGCAGGCGGACAATTCGGAGACCGCGGGGAGTCGTACAAAACTGCGATCTACACGAACACCGATGAACAGCAGCAAGCAGCGGAAAAGTCAAAGCAAGCATTACAAGACAGCGGCAAGTTCAGTTCGCCGATCGTCACAGATATCTTACCAGGTAAAGAGTTCTACCCGGCCGAAGAACATCACCAAGAATATTACAAAAAGAATCCAAGTCACTACGAGCGTTATTCAGTTGGATCAGGACGCGCAGGATTCATCGAAAAAATTGGGGGAATCGTTCATGAAAAAAGACTTACGCAATGA
- a CDS encoding YpmS family protein: protein MNIWKVAFFSLAGIMVAALVGLIILISSATASPPLPEDKAVNEAGYTLALNTTKDNFEGIANTYIRKAVKGALPVELEMRDDVLLTSELTVFSHTLPLAMHFDPIVREDGNLILKQSSMELGHLTIPPSTVLKLLKNSVELPSWMIVRPKEEEIFIDLKDLPISGDVQVKAKEVNLAKDEIILEVLIPKN, encoded by the coding sequence ATGAATATTTGGAAAGTAGCGTTTTTTAGCCTGGCAGGAATAATGGTGGCGGCGCTCGTAGGATTAATCATCCTCATCAGTAGCGCCACTGCTTCTCCACCTCTACCAGAAGATAAAGCGGTGAATGAGGCTGGCTATACATTGGCGTTAAATACGACAAAAGATAATTTTGAAGGTATTGCGAACACCTATATACGAAAAGCTGTAAAAGGCGCGTTACCGGTTGAGCTTGAAATGCGCGATGATGTATTGTTGACGTCCGAACTCACGGTGTTCTCGCATACATTACCGCTTGCGATGCATTTTGATCCGATTGTCCGAGAAGACGGAAACTTAATTCTCAAACAATCGTCAATGGAATTAGGACATTTGACGATTCCACCATCAACAGTACTGAAATTACTGAAAAATTCAGTAGAGCTTCCATCGTGGATGATTGTCAGACCAAAAGAAGAGGAAATTTTCATTGATCTGAAGGACTTGCCGATCTCAGGTGATGTTCAAGTCAAGGCAAAAGAAGTGAATTTAGCAAAAGATGAGATTATATTGGAAGTATTGATACCGAAAAACTAA
- a CDS encoding GDSL-type esterase/lipase family protein, whose protein sequence is MRRMLVLCFVFSLFLAGCQAPFSQKETTLSERETVAFEPFIVPETFIPRRVNVLGLGDSLTQGVGDERKEGGYFGRLTSDMEQWKGIMEVDAVNLAKRGRRSDQFLKQLQDEDVQQAVIAADYIVFTIGGNDVMKVVKGNFMQMKMSDFYKALGKFENRIEELFEVLRLYNPDAPIIVAGLYNPFSVVTDEVQEFEEIIGDWNRSIEEQVEKDGMACFVPVEDLFNSNENLVYHTDFFHPNSKGYDLMEERFVEEIKGCSAVDVEVE, encoded by the coding sequence ATGAGAAGAATGCTAGTGCTGTGTTTCGTCTTCTCATTGTTCTTAGCAGGGTGCCAGGCCCCATTTAGCCAAAAAGAGACGACGCTTTCGGAACGTGAAACCGTAGCGTTCGAACCATTCATTGTGCCGGAAACGTTTATCCCTAGACGTGTAAATGTCTTAGGCCTAGGCGATTCATTGACACAAGGAGTTGGCGACGAGCGCAAAGAAGGCGGGTATTTCGGCCGTTTGACGTCGGACATGGAACAATGGAAAGGCATTATGGAAGTGGACGCCGTGAATTTAGCAAAACGCGGACGGCGCAGCGACCAGTTTTTAAAGCAATTGCAAGATGAAGATGTACAACAAGCGGTCATTGCCGCAGATTATATCGTCTTTACGATTGGCGGCAACGATGTGATGAAAGTGGTCAAAGGGAATTTCATGCAGATGAAGATGTCGGATTTCTATAAAGCGCTTGGAAAATTTGAAAATAGAATTGAAGAGTTGTTTGAAGTCCTTCGTCTCTACAACCCAGATGCCCCCATCATTGTAGCCGGTCTTTATAATCCGTTCTCCGTCGTAACGGACGAAGTACAAGAGTTCGAAGAAATTATTGGCGACTGGAACCGTTCGATCGAAGAACAAGTGGAAAAAGACGGCATGGCTTGTTTTGTGCCTGTAGAAGATTTATTTAATTCGAATGAAAACCTGGTTTATCACACAGACTTCTTCCATCCGAACAGTAAAGGATATGATTTGATGGAAGAGCGTTTTGTGGAAGAAATTAAAGGCTGTTCAGCGGTTGATGTGGAAGTGGAGTGA
- a CDS encoding DegV family protein, whose amino-acid sequence MKKIHIVTDSTADLTDELIEQYNIHVVPLTLIVDDKSYIDGVELQPDEFLDLMRDAKELPKSSQPAVGVFQNLYDELGADGSQIISIHMTGGMSGTVKSAETAAHASDADVTVIDSMYISHALTFQVLEACRLAEEGKTVAEIVEGIDHVRKSSSLFVVLDVLDNMVKGGRIGKGKAMFGSLMNIKPIASLKDGVYTPVAKVRSHKQVVSYLFDEFKKETAGKVIRSVGIAHANGLAMAEPLKNKIEEMGIQVKLTFTTPIVSTHTGEGAIGFMYYTD is encoded by the coding sequence ATGAAAAAAATTCATATCGTCACGGATTCCACTGCAGATTTAACGGATGAACTGATTGAGCAATACAATATTCACGTGGTACCTTTAACACTGATCGTCGACGACAAGTCTTATATTGACGGTGTAGAGCTGCAACCCGATGAATTTCTCGATTTGATGCGCGACGCAAAAGAATTGCCGAAAAGCTCGCAACCGGCAGTCGGTGTATTCCAGAATCTCTATGACGAACTAGGGGCGGACGGATCGCAAATTATCTCGATTCATATGACTGGCGGCATGAGTGGGACAGTAAAATCGGCGGAGACAGCAGCCCATGCATCAGACGCAGATGTTACGGTGATCGACTCAATGTATATTTCACACGCACTGACTTTCCAAGTGCTTGAAGCCTGCCGACTCGCTGAAGAAGGCAAGACGGTAGCTGAGATTGTGGAGGGCATTGATCACGTCCGTAAAAGTTCCTCTTTATTCGTCGTACTGGACGTGCTGGATAATATGGTCAAAGGCGGTCGGATCGGTAAAGGGAAAGCGATGTTCGGCTCGCTTATGAATATCAAACCGATTGCGTCACTAAAAGACGGTGTCTATACGCCCGTCGCAAAAGTGCGCAGCCATAAACAAGTAGTCTCTTATTTGTTTGATGAGTTTAAGAAGGAAACAGCGGGGAAAGTAATTCGTAGTGTCGGGATCGCGCATGCGAACGGACTTGCGATGGCGGAACCGCTGAAGAATAAGATTGAAGAAATGGGTATACAAGTGAAGTTGACGTTCACTACACCGATTGTTAGTACGCACACCGGTGAAGGCGCGATTGGCTTCATGTATTACACCGACTGA
- the trhA gene encoding PAQR family membrane homeostasis protein TrhA: protein MEESFDYKNLHEERWNAITHAIGFLLSIPALVLLILKGVKQGTGIAITSYTIFGVSMLLLFLASTLLHSMPVKVKSFFAILDHSAIYVLIAGTYTPFLLVTLQGALGWTLFGIIWGLTLFGILFKIFYIHRFAKLSLALYLIMGWLIVLAIKPLYNALPPEGVWLLVIGGLFYTAGAYFFMSRRVPYNHAIWHLFVMAGSASMFFSVLLYV from the coding sequence ATGGAAGAATCATTCGATTATAAAAATTTACATGAAGAACGCTGGAATGCGATCACTCATGCGATTGGATTCTTACTCAGCATACCTGCATTGGTCTTGCTAATTCTAAAAGGTGTGAAACAAGGAACAGGCATCGCCATAACTAGCTACACGATTTTTGGCGTGTCCATGTTATTGCTGTTCCTCGCAAGTACGCTACTACATAGTATGCCGGTTAAAGTGAAATCGTTTTTTGCGATTCTCGACCATTCCGCCATCTATGTACTCATTGCCGGTACGTATACGCCGTTTTTGCTTGTCACGTTACAAGGTGCACTCGGCTGGACGTTATTCGGTATCATCTGGGGATTGACTTTGTTTGGCATCTTGTTCAAAATCTTTTATATTCACCGCTTCGCCAAACTATCGCTTGCCCTTTATCTCATTATGGGCTGGCTCATCGTCCTTGCGATCAAACCATTATATAACGCACTGCCGCCAGAAGGCGTTTGGTTGCTCGTGATCGGTGGATTATTCTATACGGCTGGCGCGTACTTCTTCATGTCACGCCGTGTTCCGTACAATCACGCGATCTGGCACTTATTCGTCATGGCAGGCAGCGCATCGATGTTCTTTAGCGTTCTTCTCTATGTATAG
- a CDS encoding dihydrofolate reductase — protein MISLLVAHDLGRVIGKDNEMPWYIPEELQYFKEKTMGKAMIMGRKTFESIGRPLKGRLNIVITRNEDYEADGVTVVHDLDSAVKLAKDYADEVMVIGGAEIFKMSMADGADRLYVTVIEKNYPGDTFFPEYEEDYTLTSKSEPHYAQDGTAYTYQIWDKK, from the coding sequence TTGATTTCATTATTGGTGGCACATGATCTTGGCCGAGTAATCGGCAAGGACAATGAGATGCCGTGGTATATTCCGGAAGAACTTCAGTATTTCAAAGAGAAAACGATGGGCAAGGCGATGATCATGGGACGCAAGACGTTTGAATCGATCGGCCGCCCGTTAAAAGGTCGGTTGAATATTGTTATTACGCGTAATGAAGATTACGAAGCGGACGGGGTAACGGTCGTTCATGATCTAGACAGTGCCGTGAAACTCGCGAAAGACTATGCCGACGAAGTAATGGTCATCGGTGGCGCGGAAATTTTCAAAATGTCGATGGCAGACGGTGCCGACAGATTGTATGTGACGGTCATTGAGAAAAATTACCCGGGTGATACGTTTTTCCCGGAATACGAAGAGGATTACACGTTAACGAGTAAGTCTGAGCCGCATTACGCGCAAGACGGCACTGCCTATACGTATCAAATTTGGGATAAAAAATAA
- a CDS encoding thymidylate synthase, translating to MKQYLDLCQHILDTGTKKGDRTGTGTYSVFGYQMRFDLAQGFPLLTTKKTAFRLIVSELLWFIKGDTNIRTLIQERNGIWDEWAFERYVKSEAYTGPDMTDFGRRVLKDEEFAVTYKAELASFKEKILADEEFAKEHGDLGPVYGKQWRAWDSESGVIDQLAQVIDSIKNNPDSRRHIVTAWNPAEVDEMALPPCHLLFQFYVADGKLSCQLYQRSADVFLGVPFNIASYALLIHLIAHECGLEVGEFVHTLGDAHLYQNHIDQVHEQLSREPKELPTLHVNYDGRSIFDLTTEDISIEGYDPHPRIKAPIAV from the coding sequence ATGAAGCAATATTTGGATCTATGTCAACATATTCTGGATACAGGAACAAAAAAGGGAGATCGTACGGGTACGGGGACATACAGTGTCTTCGGTTATCAGATGCGTTTTGATTTAGCGCAAGGATTTCCTTTATTAACGACAAAAAAGACGGCGTTTCGTCTGATTGTCTCGGAATTACTATGGTTTATAAAAGGTGATACGAATATCCGCACATTGATTCAGGAACGTAACGGTATTTGGGATGAATGGGCATTTGAGCGGTATGTGAAAAGTGAAGCGTATACAGGACCGGATATGACGGATTTTGGTCGTCGTGTACTAAAAGATGAAGAATTCGCGGTTACGTATAAAGCGGAGCTCGCTTCATTTAAAGAGAAGATTTTAGCGGATGAAGAGTTTGCGAAGGAGCATGGTGATCTCGGACCTGTGTACGGCAAGCAGTGGAGAGCGTGGGATAGCGAGAGTGGTGTCATCGATCAGCTTGCACAAGTGATCGACAGCATCAAAAACAATCCGGACTCCCGCCGCCACATTGTCACGGCATGGAATCCTGCAGAAGTGGACGAGATGGCGCTGCCACCTTGCCATTTGCTGTTTCAGTTCTACGTAGCGGACGGCAAATTATCATGCCAGCTCTACCAACGCAGTGCGGATGTTTTCCTCGGCGTACCGTTTAACATTGCATCATACGCGTTACTTATTCATTTAATTGCGCATGAATGTGGTTTAGAAGTAGGTGAATTCGTCCATACACTAGGTGACGCACACTTATATCAGAATCATATCGATCAAGTACATGAACAATTGTCGAGAGAACCAAAAGAGTTGCCGACGTTGCACGTGAATTATGATGGACGGTCGATCTTTGATTTGACGACGGAGGATATTTCGATCGAAGGCTATGATCCGCATCCACGAATCAAAGCGCCGATCGCAGTATAA
- a CDS encoding YhcN/YlaJ family sporulation lipoprotein produces MKKTSLLLIVLSAALVVMGCGTKKDNTAHVDENTITNETSNGTADEKVSIPSTHDTKVETADEAADKITELTDVDSATVLVTDHNAYVAVVLKDTTMKEATKELEDKIAEEVRSSNSAIENVYVSLNPDFVERMTGYKEKVNAGEPVEGFFDEFSEAMKRVFPDAR; encoded by the coding sequence ATGAAAAAAACAAGTTTGTTACTGATTGTTCTTTCAGCTGCACTGGTCGTTATGGGTTGCGGAACAAAAAAGGATAACACAGCACACGTTGATGAAAATACTATTACGAATGAAACATCGAATGGTACTGCTGACGAAAAAGTTTCCATCCCTAGTACCCATGATACCAAGGTAGAGACTGCTGATGAAGCCGCAGACAAAATTACTGAACTGACAGATGTAGATAGTGCCACTGTACTAGTTACTGATCATAACGCTTATGTTGCGGTTGTCTTAAAAGATACAACAATGAAAGAAGCGACAAAAGAGCTCGAGGATAAAATCGCAGAAGAGGTTCGTTCTTCTAATTCGGCTATTGAAAATGTCTACGTTTCCCTTAATCCGGACTTCGTAGAAAGAATGACCGGTTATAAGGAGAAGGTCAACGCAGGCGAGCCAGTAGAAGGATTCTTTGATGAGTTTTCAGAAGCAATGAAACGCGTATTCCCTGATGCACGTTAA
- a CDS encoding YpjP family protein, with translation MKQWLQRLMIASVAVLTLGVITPNHEIWTNFTDKNEPNESGTHAEGMEYSLELQDNRDDLLTLDSYTREQQLVAHARLLTYEKFGQRIGPVIQNEFDQEIFPRIEAVIQTTVHNATDRRLAITEQPSGDYAEKIFHVYDKTVNQDLIKFHVRTEKRPSDGYFYNFHYHTADDGFVAHHSVGDIYWSKNTPPKWLS, from the coding sequence ATGAAGCAATGGTTACAGCGGCTGATGATCGCATCTGTCGCCGTGTTGACATTGGGCGTCATTACACCCAATCATGAAATTTGGACAAACTTTACGGATAAGAATGAACCAAATGAATCTGGAACCCACGCAGAAGGCATGGAGTATTCCCTTGAACTGCAAGACAATCGAGATGACTTACTGACACTTGACAGCTACACTAGAGAACAACAATTGGTCGCACACGCGCGTCTATTAACGTATGAAAAATTCGGACAGCGTATCGGCCCCGTAATCCAGAACGAATTCGATCAGGAGATTTTCCCGCGAATCGAAGCCGTGATCCAAACGACCGTACATAATGCAACGGATCGCCGTCTGGCCATCACCGAGCAGCCTTCAGGTGATTATGCGGAAAAGATCTTCCACGTTTACGACAAAACAGTGAACCAGGACCTGATAAAGTTCCACGTTCGTACCGAAAAACGCCCAAGTGACGGCTACTTCTATAATTTCCATTACCACACAGCGGATGATGGATTTGTCGCGCATCACTCAGTTGGGGATATTTATTGGTCGAAGAACACTCCGCCGAAATGGCTTTCGTAA
- a CDS encoding class I SAM-dependent methyltransferase, with product MIITTAGRPDEHSTALMQQAAESLQAPVVERKKRSIPKLQDVYQADVLVAGKDRYSFYTRGSTEPFFFHPNSATYRLKRILKGETDPLVAAAVLQPGDSFLDCTLGLGSDAIIASSTVGKLGSVEGIEANPIVAFLTKVGLHNFPIDFPLLQEAMQRVEVIHSEAIEFLKTCESNSRDIVFLDPMFTTPIEESSNFEVLREIGVTDSVTEEWVEEALRVCRRRVVLKDHYQSPMFKRFGFIQQIRPYTKVHYGVLEKRK from the coding sequence GTGATCATTACGACAGCAGGACGTCCTGATGAACACTCCACTGCACTTATGCAACAAGCAGCGGAGTCGTTACAGGCGCCTGTCGTCGAACGTAAAAAGCGGTCCATCCCTAAACTACAAGACGTCTATCAAGCAGATGTCTTAGTGGCGGGGAAGGACCGCTATTCGTTTTATACAAGAGGCAGCACCGAACCGTTCTTCTTTCATCCGAATTCTGCAACTTATCGTTTGAAACGCATACTAAAAGGCGAAACCGATCCACTCGTGGCGGCAGCTGTTCTTCAACCTGGCGACTCGTTCCTAGATTGCACACTCGGACTTGGCTCGGACGCAATCATCGCATCTAGCACCGTCGGAAAGTTAGGATCGGTAGAAGGAATTGAAGCGAATCCAATCGTCGCGTTCCTAACAAAAGTCGGTTTGCATAATTTCCCGATCGACTTTCCGCTGCTACAAGAAGCGATGCAACGAGTCGAAGTAATTCATTCGGAAGCTATAGAGTTCTTGAAAACTTGCGAATCCAACTCACGTGACATCGTCTTTCTCGATCCGATGTTCACAACACCGATTGAGGAATCTTCCAATTTTGAAGTGCTGCGAGAAATTGGTGTGACTGATAGCGTAACGGAAGAATGGGTAGAAGAAGCGTTGCGCGTATGCAGACGCCGCGTCGTATTGAAAGACCACTATCAGTCACCGATGTTCAAACGCTTCGGCTTCATACAGCAGATTCGTCCATACACGAAAGTGCATTATGGCGTGTTGGAGAAGAGAAAATGA
- a CDS encoding BrxA/BrxB family bacilliredoxin, protein MNAYDEYMRGIVTPMREELTTAGFTELTTAEEVDDTLKGLEGSAIIMINSVCGCAAGLARPAVREAVAEVKPDHLFTVFAGQDKEATETFRSYFPEIPPSSPSIAIWDQGKVVYFIPREQIENFPKEHIKDHLVDVLTKVVAQ, encoded by the coding sequence ATGAACGCATATGATGAGTACATGCGCGGAATTGTTACACCGATGCGCGAAGAACTAACTACTGCAGGATTTACAGAACTAACAACGGCTGAAGAAGTCGATGATACTTTAAAGGGCCTTGAAGGTTCAGCAATTATCATGATCAACTCGGTATGCGGTTGTGCGGCAGGTCTAGCACGTCCGGCTGTACGCGAAGCAGTGGCAGAAGTGAAACCGGATCATCTATTTACGGTATTCGCAGGGCAAGATAAAGAAGCGACGGAAACATTCCGCTCATACTTCCCAGAGATTCCTCCAAGTTCACCTTCGATTGCTATTTGGGATCAAGGAAAAGTCGTGTATTTCATTCCACGCGAACAAATCGAGAACTTCCCGAAAGAACATATTAAAGATCACCTTGTTGACGTCTTAACGAAAGTCGTTGCTCAGTGA